A genomic window from Planococcus rifietoensis includes:
- a CDS encoding PQQ-dependent sugar dehydrogenase produces MTKLSWSRLMSLTVLSSVLALAACGNDDSSNEESTTDDSDAATEESTDEGTTTEEDADEGSNESAETEPKVTEFEPAFPEQTRAPAVETETELNEEVVVEGLGVSWGMVEFEPNRLLVTQRDEAELLIVNLEDGSVSDPIEGTPEVNNSGQGGLLDITVAPDFDDSRLVFMTFSQDFEDGTVTAVGKGVLSEDESSLEDFEVIFQATPAYDGDLHYGGRIIFDEAGNLFLTTGERSDEPIRERAQDLDAYLGKVIHITQDGEPVDSNPFVEDEDALDGIYSYGHRNIQGIDYNPETGDLWIVEFGPQAGDELNIIEPANNYGWPIVSYGIEYTGELINDGISEHEAQGFVEPRYYWDPTSAPSGMSFYDNDAIPEWENNLFIGGLAPNYIVRVVIEDDIVVGEERLLTDEAQRFRDILVTEDGALIASTDGGLIYQITAAE; encoded by the coding sequence ATGACAAAATTATCATGGTCAAGATTAATGTCCCTCACAGTGCTAAGTTCTGTATTGGCTTTAGCAGCATGCGGCAATGACGATTCTTCAAACGAAGAGTCAACAACAGATGACTCAGATGCTGCAACAGAGGAGAGTACAGATGAGGGCACTACAACAGAAGAAGATGCAGATGAGGGCTCTAATGAAAGCGCAGAAACTGAACCCAAAGTCACTGAGTTTGAACCAGCATTTCCAGAACAAACTAGAGCACCTGCAGTAGAAACTGAAACAGAACTTAATGAGGAAGTTGTGGTTGAGGGTCTTGGCGTATCTTGGGGGATGGTAGAGTTTGAACCAAACCGCTTGCTTGTGACGCAAAGAGATGAAGCAGAACTTCTTATTGTAAACCTTGAAGATGGTTCTGTTTCAGATCCAATCGAAGGTACACCTGAAGTGAATAACTCAGGCCAAGGCGGGTTGCTTGATATAACCGTTGCACCTGATTTTGACGACTCAAGATTAGTATTTATGACGTTTTCACAAGACTTTGAAGACGGTACTGTCACTGCTGTTGGTAAAGGTGTTTTATCAGAAGATGAATCTTCGCTTGAAGATTTTGAAGTCATCTTCCAAGCGACTCCGGCATATGATGGCGACCTACACTATGGCGGTCGTATTATCTTTGATGAGGCTGGCAACCTATTCCTAACTACTGGAGAGCGTTCAGACGAGCCAATTCGTGAGCGTGCACAAGACTTGGATGCTTACTTAGGTAAAGTCATTCACATTACACAGGACGGGGAACCAGTAGATTCAAATCCTTTTGTCGAAGATGAAGACGCACTGGACGGGATTTACAGCTACGGTCACCGTAATATTCAAGGTATCGACTACAATCCTGAAACAGGAGACTTATGGATCGTGGAATTCGGTCCACAAGCTGGGGATGAACTGAATATCATCGAACCAGCGAATAACTATGGATGGCCTATTGTTTCTTATGGTATCGAGTATACTGGTGAGTTAATCAATGATGGTATCTCAGAACACGAGGCGCAAGGCTTTGTTGAACCAAGATATTATTGGGATCCAACAAGTGCGCCAAGTGGTATGTCATTCTATGATAATGACGCAATTCCTGAATGGGAAAACAATTTGTTCATCGGTGGTTTAGCGCCGAACTATATTGTACGTGTCGTTATTGAAGATGACATCGTTGTTGGAGAAGAACGTCTATTGACTGATGAAGCGCAGCGTTTCCGTGATATTCTTGTCACTGAAGATGGCGCGCTTATTGCAAGCACTGATGGCGGTCTGATTTACCAAATTACTGCGGCAGAATAA
- a CDS encoding short-chain dehydrogenase, protein MQHALVIGGTGMLAKATLWLSRNGYQVSVIGRSEQKMQHLLDQNLGQLTPVFVDYTNTKEFAAKIVDLQHLYGPFRLIVAWVHASGDEVIPCLTRLIPISTPCKLVHVIGSSSRLNPVANHNIPSHISYYQVQLGFEIEKGVSRWLTHDEISTGVINALRGNKSYQVIGTVSPWEQRP, encoded by the coding sequence TTGCAACATGCACTTGTCATCGGTGGCACCGGAATGCTCGCCAAAGCCACGCTATGGTTATCGAGAAATGGCTATCAAGTTTCTGTAATTGGGCGCAGCGAGCAGAAAATGCAGCATCTCCTGGATCAAAATTTAGGTCAATTAACACCCGTCTTCGTCGATTACACAAATACAAAAGAATTTGCTGCCAAAATTGTTGACCTTCAGCACCTATATGGTCCATTCCGATTGATCGTTGCCTGGGTTCACGCGTCAGGAGATGAAGTCATTCCCTGCTTAACCAGACTCATCCCCATTTCCACTCCTTGTAAACTAGTCCATGTGATTGGAAGCAGTTCAAGATTAAATCCCGTTGCTAACCACAATATTCCCTCCCACATAAGCTATTATCAAGTGCAGCTCGGGTTCGAAATCGAAAAGGGCGTGTCCCGCTGGTTGACTCATGACGAAATCTCAACGGGCGTCATAAACGCACTGCGAGGCAATAAAAGCTATCAAGTGATCGGCACGGTAAGCCCTTGGGAGCAACGGCCATAA
- a CDS encoding helix-turn-helix domain-containing protein, which produces MAIIMEASDCLLLSTDQKKSESLWRDDPCFKFMFSLKGSMHYQSNRNDLTIADQEFIVFNPHDGHRQLAVDDHKFLVELDAAFLKEAVTAITGNDRELYFAQTPQKNPLIEQWVHFVQQYVLMEKESGNGSSKIFLEHSFSQLSLLLAKTAIGTHTPAMVTDPFRTVQPALFQVMVALKDDYQHAWTLDEMAAILDISKFQLAHLFKEKIGVSPYSWLQLYRLVRAQKLLMQTNRTITDIAYDCGFSSIGSFNQLFKRLYGFSPRIFRQESSK; this is translated from the coding sequence ATGGCTATCATTATGGAAGCTTCCGATTGTTTATTGTTATCAACTGACCAAAAAAAGTCAGAAAGCCTGTGGCGCGACGATCCGTGTTTTAAGTTCATGTTTTCGTTGAAAGGCTCGATGCATTATCAAAGCAACCGCAACGATTTAACTATAGCGGACCAAGAATTTATCGTGTTTAATCCGCATGATGGACACCGGCAGCTTGCAGTAGACGATCACAAGTTTTTGGTTGAACTGGATGCCGCGTTTCTCAAGGAAGCGGTAACGGCCATTACCGGAAACGACAGGGAACTGTATTTTGCGCAAACTCCTCAGAAAAACCCCCTCATTGAACAATGGGTTCATTTTGTGCAGCAATACGTGTTGATGGAAAAGGAGAGCGGAAATGGTTCTTCTAAAATTTTCTTGGAGCACAGCTTTTCCCAATTGAGTTTATTGCTCGCAAAAACCGCAATTGGAACGCATACACCCGCTATGGTCACTGATCCTTTCCGCACGGTCCAGCCTGCGCTCTTTCAAGTGATGGTAGCGTTAAAAGATGATTATCAGCATGCGTGGACATTGGATGAGATGGCGGCGATTTTGGACATCAGCAAGTTCCAATTGGCGCATCTATTTAAAGAAAAAATCGGCGTTTCCCCGTATTCCTGGCTGCAGCTGTACCGCCTCGTGAGGGCCCAAAAACTATTGATGCAAACTAACCGGACCATCACAGATATCGCCTATGATTGCGGATTTTCCTCTATCGGATCGTTTAATCAATTATTCAAGCGCCTTTACGGCTTTTCGCCGCGTATTTTCCGTCAAGAGAGCTCGAAATAA
- a CDS encoding MFS transporter produces the protein MYRHVLKNKNILYYLAGAGISQLGNVLAGLAFLFISYELTESAALTTIIAISQAMPYLLFGLIGGACADRVNKKRMLVAIDLLRIPLILSLVVLFQLDILAFWHLLAAAFTVQTLGCFYNPAYRAVLPLITPIEQQTTVNSLLDTVTRGVQVVTPLFAIGLLNAGHAIHFYTIDAMTYLASALLILKIHWVVPIDQENMNETKRDGLFYSIGVFFWWAKREGTVTHLFFATFWMVFFNTWVWQVGLLLLLLDRFPGSGQEIYSLLLGWYGFGVILTNIAIPFFWKTLTFSLYLWGSIVWGLGLVVLGFASYPPLYIAGVFIAAAGLPLSSLARVYLIQTLVPADMLGRAFSFNAVLLYGSNILSLAIFGALASVIGIQKLFIWCGSLMVITAIFYLFRALLTENTRRKAVKALE, from the coding sequence ATGTATCGACATGTACTGAAAAACAAAAACATTTTGTATTACTTAGCTGGAGCAGGGATATCGCAACTCGGCAATGTGTTAGCTGGGCTTGCCTTTCTTTTTATTTCTTACGAACTGACAGAGTCCGCTGCTTTAACGACAATAATCGCTATTTCGCAAGCAATGCCGTACTTGCTCTTCGGCTTGATTGGCGGAGCATGCGCGGACCGTGTGAATAAAAAACGGATGCTCGTAGCGATTGATCTTCTACGGATTCCTCTTATTCTGTCACTAGTCGTATTATTTCAATTGGACATATTGGCTTTCTGGCATTTGCTTGCGGCTGCTTTTACAGTTCAAACTCTGGGTTGTTTTTATAATCCCGCTTACCGTGCCGTGTTGCCGCTGATTACGCCTATCGAGCAACAAACGACAGTCAATAGTCTCCTCGATACGGTGACAAGAGGCGTTCAAGTTGTCACGCCGCTTTTTGCAATTGGCTTGTTGAACGCCGGACATGCTATCCATTTTTATACGATAGATGCCATGACTTATCTAGCGAGCGCTCTTCTTATCTTGAAAATTCACTGGGTGGTGCCAATAGATCAAGAGAATATGAATGAGACAAAAAGAGATGGGCTCTTCTATTCAATTGGAGTTTTCTTCTGGTGGGCAAAACGCGAAGGGACCGTAACACATCTATTCTTCGCGACATTTTGGATGGTCTTTTTCAATACCTGGGTTTGGCAAGTTGGCTTATTATTGCTGCTCCTTGATCGTTTTCCAGGAAGCGGCCAAGAAATTTATAGCCTGTTGTTGGGCTGGTACGGGTTCGGGGTAATTTTGACGAATATTGCCATTCCGTTTTTCTGGAAAACCCTGACCTTCTCGCTTTATTTATGGGGCTCGATTGTTTGGGGACTTGGCCTCGTGGTACTTGGATTCGCGAGCTACCCGCCACTTTATATTGCTGGGGTATTTATTGCAGCGGCCGGATTGCCGTTATCCAGCCTAGCCAGAGTTTATTTGATTCAAACCCTTGTGCCCGCAGATATGCTCGGCCGTGCTTTCAGCTTTAATGCGGTTCTTTTGTATGGATCCAATATTTTGTCGCTAGCGATCTTTGGGGCACTTGCTTCAGTCATCGGCATTCAGAAACTGTTTATATGGTGCGGGAGCTTGATGGTTATTACAGCCATATTTTACTTATTTCGAGCTCTCTTGACGGAAAATACGCGGCGAAAAGCCGTAAAGGCGCTTGAATAA
- a CDS encoding sigma-70 family RNA polymerase sigma factor codes for MQHDEEIISAAIQGDRIALQNLLKSEKEKLYRMAYTYVKNEDDALEVFQQTVLQAIESVHQLKEPQYFSTWLVRICINKALAFLKNNKKLIYMDEVEERNLDNGASADVAEQMDVSNALDSLPEKFKTALMLRYYQDFTVKQIATVMECPEGTVKTILHRGLGMLKKDLKGVYADERQRDFN; via the coding sequence ATGCAGCACGATGAAGAAATAATTTCTGCGGCGATTCAAGGAGACCGAATCGCCCTTCAGAATTTATTGAAATCCGAAAAAGAAAAATTATACAGAATGGCCTATACATATGTGAAAAATGAAGACGATGCTCTCGAGGTTTTTCAACAAACTGTACTTCAGGCTATCGAATCAGTGCATCAATTGAAAGAACCGCAGTATTTCTCAACTTGGCTGGTCCGCATTTGCATAAATAAAGCACTGGCGTTTTTGAAGAACAATAAAAAGTTAATCTACATGGATGAAGTGGAGGAGCGGAATTTAGATAATGGTGCCAGCGCCGATGTGGCCGAACAAATGGATGTGTCGAACGCATTGGATTCATTGCCTGAAAAATTCAAGACAGCGTTGATGTTGAGATATTATCAAGACTTTACAGTCAAGCAGATCGCCACCGTAATGGAATGTCCAGAAGGCACAGTGAAAACAATTCTTCACCGTGGATTGGGGATGTTGAAAAAAGATTTGAAAGGGGTGTATGCAGATGAACGACAAAGAGATTTCAATTAA
- a CDS encoding DUF4179 domain-containing protein gives MNDKEISIKNAMQNIKVPEDRLESIIDDAFYETSKPKKNKRWKWLMPAIAAAILFIGLFTATLSASPVLANYMAQVPVIGNVFSIFAEEEEGLIQYERFSDDVKLTQSSNGVTISIDKAVYDGTNVTFTYTVTSTKELDDSAHLTGFPQLLEGEGPTGSMDWKLAEGSLIGINTIPHLDEEAAQVNVVWEPESLFTDAGEIEGDWKFEFAVDQLKTDPIILDEINSEGGVTVHFTEVTFTDVAVNVAYQQLVDPALLEVWEAVEVELIAADDLGNVYLVPYNGGTTYGDARTREDFFWTATMRGLDPMATSLTFYPFGHISRMEEGKEPESIRIEFDALEINMLEGTYQIIEDPEFPVYDEEEEEK, from the coding sequence ATGAACGACAAAGAGATTTCAATTAAAAATGCTATGCAAAATATCAAAGTGCCAGAAGACCGCTTGGAGTCAATCATTGATGATGCCTTTTATGAAACGTCCAAGCCTAAAAAGAACAAACGGTGGAAGTGGCTGATGCCAGCCATCGCTGCGGCGATTCTATTTATCGGCTTGTTTACGGCCACTCTTTCTGCATCTCCAGTTCTTGCAAATTATATGGCACAGGTACCCGTCATTGGAAATGTCTTTTCCATTTTCGCCGAAGAAGAGGAGGGACTTATCCAATACGAGCGCTTTAGTGATGACGTGAAATTAACCCAATCCAGCAATGGCGTAACCATTTCTATAGACAAAGCTGTATATGATGGAACGAATGTCACCTTCACTTATACGGTAACTTCAACTAAAGAATTGGATGACTCTGCTCACCTAACTGGTTTTCCGCAATTGCTCGAAGGAGAAGGTCCTACAGGCTCCATGGATTGGAAATTGGCAGAAGGTTCATTGATTGGGATCAATACCATTCCGCATCTTGATGAAGAAGCGGCTCAAGTCAACGTGGTTTGGGAACCAGAGAGCCTATTTACGGATGCGGGAGAGATAGAAGGCGATTGGAAATTCGAGTTCGCGGTCGATCAGTTAAAAACAGATCCAATTATCTTAGACGAAATCAATTCAGAAGGCGGCGTCACGGTTCACTTTACTGAAGTGACGTTTACGGACGTTGCTGTGAATGTCGCCTACCAACAATTGGTGGACCCGGCTTTACTGGAAGTATGGGAAGCTGTGGAAGTCGAGCTGATTGCTGCGGATGACTTGGGGAATGTCTACCTGGTTCCTTATAATGGAGGGACCACTTATGGCGACGCAAGGACTCGGGAAGATTTTTTCTGGACAGCCACAATGAGAGGGCTGGATCCTATGGCCACCTCATTGACCTTTTATCCCTTTGGCCACATCAGCAGAATGGAGGAAGGCAAAGAGCCGGAATCGATTCGAATAGAATTTGATGCACTTGAAATCAATATGCTGGAAGGGACCTATCAAATTATTGAAGATCCCGAGTTCCCGGTTTATGATGAAGAGGAAGAAGAGAAGTGA
- a CDS encoding nitroreductase family protein: MNTLQNKKTNDFNEIVNGRRSIKQYDPDVKISREEMTEILEQASTAPSSINMQPWRFVVIDSAEGKEKLAPLASFNLEKVMSASAVIAVFGDLNNIEYAEEIYGKAVELGYMPEEVKEFQVGYFKPLYEGMSKEQMKDIVLLDSGLVSMQLMLVARAFGYDTNPIGGYDKQKIAETFGLDKERYVPVMLLTIGKAANEGFQSYRLPVEATTTWS; the protein is encoded by the coding sequence ATGAACACACTGCAAAACAAAAAAACCAATGATTTCAATGAAATCGTCAATGGACGCCGTTCCATTAAACAATACGACCCGGATGTGAAAATCAGCCGCGAGGAAATGACCGAGATCCTGGAACAGGCGTCCACAGCGCCTTCTTCCATCAATATGCAGCCTTGGCGTTTTGTTGTTATCGACAGCGCAGAAGGAAAAGAAAAGCTTGCGCCGCTGGCATCTTTCAACTTGGAAAAAGTAATGAGTGCATCAGCTGTTATCGCCGTGTTCGGCGACCTCAACAACATTGAGTACGCAGAAGAGATTTATGGCAAAGCCGTAGAACTCGGTTATATGCCCGAAGAAGTGAAAGAATTCCAAGTCGGCTACTTCAAACCTTTGTACGAAGGCATGTCCAAAGAGCAAATGAAAGACATCGTGCTGTTGGACTCAGGGCTTGTATCCATGCAATTGATGCTCGTTGCCCGTGCATTTGGCTACGACACCAACCCAATCGGTGGCTACGACAAGCAGAAGATCGCTGAGACGTTCGGCCTGGACAAAGAGCGTTATGTGCCAGTCATGCTTCTTACGATTGGCAAAGCCGCCAACGAAGGCTTCCAGTCGTACCGCTTGCCGGTCGAGGCGACCACGACCTGGAGCTAA
- a CDS encoding MarR family winged helix-turn-helix transcriptional regulator: MPCSFSKQEQVLHQFKGLTNQISPKFERCTGISASRYELLSQLYKVDEINQSTLQKLVNIDSAAVTRHLKQLEASGMVTKRRNPEDNRVIFVSLTDEGRERIVEYRKENTGFVKQMLHDFTSEEVDALSDMLRRMQDNIVDY, translated from the coding sequence ATGCCGTGTTCATTTTCAAAGCAGGAACAAGTGCTGCACCAGTTTAAGGGTCTGACCAATCAGATCAGCCCGAAGTTTGAGCGTTGCACAGGCATCAGTGCGTCGCGTTATGAGTTATTGTCGCAGCTTTATAAAGTTGACGAAATCAACCAGTCAACGTTACAAAAATTGGTCAATATCGATAGCGCCGCGGTCACGCGCCATTTAAAGCAGCTTGAAGCGAGCGGCATGGTCACAAAGCGCAGAAATCCAGAAGACAATCGTGTAATCTTTGTCAGCCTGACCGATGAAGGACGCGAGCGCATCGTCGAATACCGGAAAGAAAATACAGGCTTCGTCAAGCAAATGCTCCACGATTTCACGTCTGAGGAAGTCGATGCGCTTAGCGATATGTTGCGGCGCATGCAAGACAATATCGTTGATTATTAA
- a CDS encoding putative quinol monooxygenase, whose translation MMIIHAHLQVKPDQEQAFLNESKILIDASRQEPGNVQYDLMKSVEKDGHFTMVEVWKDAQAIEAHNASEHFTAFSKKAAGFMSAPMELKVYSGEAVRM comes from the coding sequence ATGATGATTATCCACGCACATTTGCAAGTAAAACCTGACCAGGAACAAGCCTTTTTAAACGAAAGCAAAATTTTGATCGACGCATCGCGTCAAGAACCGGGCAATGTTCAATACGATTTGATGAAATCAGTGGAGAAGGACGGCCATTTCACAATGGTGGAAGTATGGAAAGATGCGCAAGCAATCGAAGCCCATAACGCGAGTGAACATTTCACGGCTTTCTCCAAAAAAGCAGCTGGATTCATGAGCGCGCCGATGGAACTGAAAGTCTATAGCGGTGAAGCTGTCCGGATGTAA
- a CDS encoding ABC transporter substrate-binding protein, with product MKKWTIAIAPVLLIAACTEEAESPGSDVANEQQELEEVTMVLDWTPNTNHTGLYVAQQKGYFEEQGLDVEIILPGEAGANQLVASNQAEFGIGAQESLTEARVQDIPIVSIAALIQHNTSGFASPKDKGIESPSDYEGKTYGGWGAPVEKAVLGSIMEQEGADVENVDIVNIGNSDFFTAVERDIDFAWIYYGWTGIEAELRGDELNMQYLTDYSDKLDYYTPILMTNENLIAKDPETVRAFTKAVSQGYEFAIDEPEQAAEILIESVPDLDPELVKASQEWLSPKYQDDAAKFGEQQEQVWADYAAWMFDNGLLDEELDVEQAYTNEFLPEEEN from the coding sequence ATGAAAAAATGGACGATTGCCATTGCACCGGTGTTGCTGATCGCGGCATGCACAGAAGAAGCGGAAAGTCCGGGCAGCGACGTGGCGAATGAACAACAGGAATTAGAAGAAGTGACGATGGTGTTGGATTGGACGCCAAATACCAATCACACCGGCTTGTATGTGGCACAGCAAAAGGGCTATTTTGAAGAGCAAGGGCTAGATGTCGAGATCATCTTGCCGGGTGAAGCGGGCGCCAATCAATTGGTCGCTTCCAACCAGGCGGAATTCGGCATCGGCGCACAGGAAAGCTTGACGGAAGCGAGAGTGCAAGACATTCCGATCGTCTCGATTGCGGCGCTCATTCAGCACAACACGTCCGGATTTGCATCCCCTAAAGACAAAGGCATCGAGTCGCCGAGCGATTACGAAGGGAAAACTTACGGCGGCTGGGGAGCGCCAGTCGAAAAAGCGGTGCTCGGGTCCATCATGGAACAGGAAGGGGCTGATGTGGAAAACGTCGACATCGTCAATATCGGCAATAGCGACTTTTTCACGGCGGTCGAACGCGACATCGATTTTGCTTGGATCTATTACGGCTGGACGGGCATTGAAGCCGAACTGCGCGGCGATGAATTGAACATGCAGTATTTGACGGACTACTCGGACAAACTGGATTATTACACACCGATCCTAATGACTAATGAAAACTTGATTGCAAAAGATCCGGAAACCGTTCGTGCATTCACCAAAGCAGTGTCGCAAGGCTACGAATTCGCCATCGATGAGCCTGAACAAGCAGCTGAGATCTTGATCGAGTCGGTCCCGGATTTGGATCCGGAACTGGTGAAAGCGAGCCAAGAATGGCTGTCGCCGAAATATCAGGACGATGCCGCGAAATTCGGCGAACAGCAAGAGCAAGTGTGGGCGGATTACGCTGCGTGGATGTTCGACAACGGGCTACTGGATGAGGAATTGGACGTGGAGCAGGCGTACACCAATGAATTTTTACCGGAGGAGGAAAACTGA
- a CDS encoding thiamine-binding protein, whose amino-acid sequence MGNALLSIQIIPKTKNGEDVIPYVDKAIAVIEKSGVPYQVNPLETTMEGDLAQLFSIVEEMNEAMIENGSSNVISQIKVLYQPSGASMDKLTEKYRP is encoded by the coding sequence ATGGGCAATGCATTATTAAGTATTCAAATCATCCCGAAAACGAAAAACGGGGAAGACGTCATTCCATATGTAGACAAAGCGATCGCCGTCATTGAAAAGTCGGGCGTCCCGTACCAAGTCAATCCACTGGAGACGACGATGGAAGGGGATCTGGCGCAGTTGTTTTCGATCGTTGAGGAAATGAACGAGGCGATGATCGAAAACGGCAGTTCGAACGTCATCTCCCAAATCAAAGTGCTGTATCAGCCGAGCGGTGCCTCGATGGATAAATTGACGGAGAAATACCGGCCGTGA
- a CDS encoding ABC transporter permease, producing MIVRKGWRPVLVLILLLIVWQALVPLFEVPEWLLPTPYQIGVEAVNSWPNYSGHLLATIRLSILGFFIGSSIGLGVAMILHLVPKLRETFYPLLILSQNIPIIVLAPLLVIWFGFGLLPKLIIIILVCFFPITIAALDGFRQTSGELLHYMKMAGADRRQIFWKLEWPHAMPSIFSGLKIAATYSVMGAVISEWLGAQEGIGVYMTLASSSFRTTQVFVAILLIMSLSMLFFAAIVLLEKWIIRWKTSGGGNLNG from the coding sequence ATGATTGTGCGAAAAGGATGGAGACCGGTTCTGGTCCTCATCCTTTTATTGATCGTCTGGCAAGCGCTGGTGCCGCTGTTTGAAGTGCCAGAGTGGTTGCTTCCGACCCCTTATCAGATCGGGGTAGAAGCGGTAAACAGTTGGCCGAATTACAGCGGGCATTTGCTTGCGACGATCCGATTATCGATCCTCGGCTTTTTCATCGGATCGTCGATCGGCCTTGGCGTCGCGATGATTCTTCATCTCGTGCCGAAACTGCGGGAGACTTTTTATCCTTTGCTGATTTTATCGCAAAATATCCCGATTATCGTTTTGGCGCCGCTATTGGTCATTTGGTTCGGCTTCGGCTTGTTGCCGAAACTGATCATCATCATTCTCGTGTGCTTTTTCCCGATCACCATCGCGGCACTTGATGGGTTCAGGCAGACGAGCGGCGAATTGCTTCATTATATGAAAATGGCAGGAGCCGACAGACGCCAGATTTTTTGGAAGCTCGAATGGCCGCATGCGATGCCGTCGATTTTCTCGGGCTTGAAAATTGCGGCGACCTATAGCGTCATGGGTGCCGTCATTTCCGAATGGCTCGGTGCGCAGGAGGGCATTGGCGTCTATATGACGCTCGCCTCGTCGTCGTTCCGGACGACGCAAGTATTTGTCGCGATCTTGTTGATCATGAGTTTGAGCATGCTGTTTTTCGCGGCGATTGTGTTACTCGAAAAGTGGATCATCCGCTGGAAAACGAGCGGGGGAGGGAATTTGAATGGCTGA
- a CDS encoding ABC transporter ATP-binding protein, which produces MAELAIEQLTKSFDGTEVLKELSLNIGDDEFVAVLGPSGSGKSTLFHLIGGLYEPDAGSILLGGENINGQKGSVSYMPQSPSLLPWRTVLDNVLLGAEIAGHKDQQAAIQMMEKAGLAGYEQSYPHQLSGGMKQRAAFIRSLLSPQPLILLDEPFSALDEFTRSEMQKWLLDIWQHNKRSILFVTHNIEEALFLADRILVLSEKPARVVAEFKVGFARPRAEDITLTEEFLQYKKDIYKVLKKEEPK; this is translated from the coding sequence ATGGCTGAATTGGCGATTGAACAATTGACGAAAAGCTTTGACGGGACCGAAGTGCTGAAAGAGTTATCATTGAATATAGGAGACGATGAATTTGTCGCCGTGCTCGGCCCTTCCGGCAGCGGCAAAAGCACGTTATTTCATTTAATTGGCGGGCTTTATGAGCCGGATGCAGGAAGTATTCTATTGGGCGGCGAGAACATCAACGGCCAAAAAGGCTCCGTCAGCTATATGCCGCAAAGCCCGTCGCTGCTTCCGTGGCGCACCGTGCTGGACAATGTTTTGTTAGGGGCTGAGATCGCTGGACACAAAGATCAGCAAGCAGCTATTCAAATGATGGAAAAAGCAGGACTGGCAGGTTATGAGCAATCTTATCCGCACCAATTGTCCGGCGGAATGAAGCAGCGCGCCGCCTTTATCCGTAGCCTCTTAAGCCCACAGCCACTCATTTTGCTGGACGAGCCGTTTTCAGCGCTGGATGAATTCACCCGTTCAGAAATGCAAAAATGGCTGCTTGATATTTGGCAGCACAATAAACGCTCGATTCTTTTCGTCACGCATAATATAGAAGAAGCTTTGTTTCTCGCAGACCGCATTCTGGTGTTATCGGAAAAACCTGCGCGTGTCGTCGCTGAGTTTAAAGTGGGTTTCGCGAGGCCGAGAGCAGAAGACATCACTTTGACAGAAGAGTTTCTGCAATACAAGAAGGACATTTATAAAGTACTGAAGAAAGAGGAACCAAAATAG